In Elgaria multicarinata webbii isolate HBS135686 ecotype San Diego chromosome 15, rElgMul1.1.pri, whole genome shotgun sequence, one genomic interval encodes:
- the LOC134409217 gene encoding probable G-protein coupled receptor 174: protein MLPSAPAPPHFMKSAMGADGPGCNGENDFSKRFYAIMYTIILVPGLIGNIIALWVFYGYMKETKRAVIFMINLAIADLAQVLSLPLRIFYYLSESWHFGRGVCMFCFYLKYVNMYASIYFLVCISVRRFLFLMYPFRFGDCKRIYDVYICIAGWIVVCIGCLPFPLLRLTSNYTHASNTCFVDLPVKAVDGTVSIAMMTLGELVGFVTPLLIILYCSWKTILSLKENSSVSQDFGEKRKALKMILTCAVVFLICFAPYHISFPLDYFVKANKIKDCYARKVILIFHPVALCLASLNSCVDPVIYYFTTDEFRRRLSRQDLQDSIQLHNARYGGTNGSKESSAVA, encoded by the coding sequence ATGCTTCCGTCAGCACCGGCACCTCCACACTTCATGAAAAGCGCAATGGGAGCTGACGGCCCAGGCTGCAACGGAGAGAACGACTTTTCCAAACGCTTCTACGCCATCATGTACACAATCATCTTGGTTCCTGGGCTGATCGGTAACATtatagctctctgggtgttttatgGGTACATGAAGGAAACCAAACGGGCCGTGATTTTCATGATCAACCTCGCCATTGCAGACCTGGCACAAGTCCTGTCTTTGCCTCTACGGATCTTTTACTACCTTTCCGAAAGCTGGCACTTCGGAAGAGGGGTCTGCATGTTTTGCTTCTACCTGAAATATGTCAATATGTATGCAAGCATCTACTTCTTAGTTTGCATCAGTGTGAGGCGATTCTTGTTCCTCATGTACCCCTTCAGGTTCGGCGACTGCAAACGCATCTACGACGTCTACATCTGCATCGCTGGGTGGATCGTGGTCTGCATTGGCTGCTTGCCTTTCCCCCTTCTACGACTTACCTCTAATTATACTCATGCCAGCAATACGTGCTTTGTGGATCTACCAGTGAAGGCTGTGGATGGTACCGTCTCTATAGCAATGATGACCCTCGGGGAACTGGTTGGATTCGTAACCCCTTTGTTGATCATCTTGTATTGCTCGTGGAAGACCATCTTGTCGCTCAAGGAAAACAGTTCTGTTTCCCAAGACTTCGGAGAGAAACGGAAAGCTTTGAAGATGATCCTGACATGCGCTGTGGTTTTTCTGATTTGCTTTGCCCCATACCACATCAGCTTCCCTTTGGATTACTTTGTGAAAGCCAACAAGATAAAAGACTGTTATGCCCGAAAGGTGATTTTGATCTTCCACCCTGTGGCCTTGTGCCTTGCCAGTTTAAACTCTTGCGTAGACCCCGTCATTTATTACTTTACCACAGATGAGTTCCGAAGGCGGCTTTCAAGGCAAGATTTACAGGACAGCATTCAGCTCCACAATGCACGCTATGGGGGTACGAATGGCTCAAAGGAGAGTAGCGCCGTGGCGTGA